The Vespula pensylvanica isolate Volc-1 chromosome 5, ASM1446617v1, whole genome shotgun sequence genome includes a window with the following:
- the LOC122629493 gene encoding tax1-binding protein 3 homolog: MCAKMAFQHQAGTAMECLSIPITLHKETEVNENGEEVMKCGFKIGGGIDQDFRKSPQGYTDNGIYVTEVHEGSPAAKSGLRMHDKILQCNGYDFTMVTHKKAVSYIKKHPVLNLLVARKGVTST, from the exons atgtGCGCAAAAATGGCTTTTCAACATCAAGCGGGCACTGCGATGGAATGCCTGAGT ATACCAATAACTTTGCATAAAGAAACTGAAGTTAATGAAAATGGAGAAGAAGTTATGAAATGTGGATTTAAAATTGGGGGAGGAATAGATCAAGATTTTCGAAAGAGTCCACAAGGCTATACggataat GGTATATATGTAACTGAAGTTCATGAAGGGTCACCAGCAGCTAAAAGCGGTCTTAGAATGCATGACAAAATTCTACAGTGCAATGGATACGATTTCACGATGGTTACTCATAAAAAAGCTGTTTcttatataaagaaacatccagtattaaatttattggtAGCCCGCAAAGGCGTAACCAGTACTTAA